In Mangrovivirga cuniculi, the following proteins share a genomic window:
- a CDS encoding ArnT family glycosyltransferase, with protein sequence MSKLSQTHDESGHIVAGLEWFQGSYEVSPQNPPFSRIWSAIIPYLKGERVNIPKNLHENYWANGAAGGALTKKFDSSEEYRSFLQYARVGPLIMFILTLFLVYLVGDKLKDKVTGYIAVIIMATTPLVMAHSTLATTDVPAMGTCLLSIYLIILWIEKPDSKRSVLMGIGFALAVCTKFTAILFVTPSLVVLLVLKVWKKPVDLFPYFKKFPVIIFTSLLTVWAVYRFSFGLIGDIPHDGMLEAGDCYASNPILSQVQTWKVPAPEFFKGLGDTWCQNQVPIKGYLMGDLKPTGSIFFYPISFIVKTPITLLFLFLFSISITIYYRLFNWKVLGMFSVIFIVFLLSFISNLNIGLRHIIQVFPFISLVSAFGVTILIEKLDNSRKHWAGIVTALLLGAQATISWSQYPHWLSYFNLIGGNDPGNIIVDSDLDWGQGLYELEEFFEGKDVDSLHIAVFHTYNLCNYDLPDMSYIGPTEKKTGWIAISEFVYRKVPDWGLENPCDFVDFIGYDVPFEERYDWLRKYEPVAKVGGGSIRIYHITE encoded by the coding sequence ATGTCGAAATTATCACAGACCCATGATGAATCAGGTCATATAGTCGCGGGTCTCGAATGGTTTCAGGGTTCCTATGAAGTTTCCCCTCAAAACCCTCCTTTTTCAAGGATTTGGAGTGCTATAATACCGTACTTGAAAGGCGAAAGAGTTAATATTCCGAAAAATTTACATGAGAATTATTGGGCAAATGGAGCAGCAGGAGGTGCATTAACTAAGAAATTTGATTCAAGTGAAGAGTATCGAAGCTTTTTGCAATATGCCAGGGTAGGTCCCCTAATTATGTTTATCCTTACTTTGTTTCTGGTGTATCTGGTCGGGGATAAACTTAAAGATAAAGTAACAGGCTACATTGCTGTAATTATAATGGCAACTACTCCTTTGGTAATGGCACACTCTACTTTAGCTACTACTGATGTGCCAGCAATGGGGACCTGTCTGTTATCAATTTATCTGATAATTTTATGGATAGAAAAACCTGATTCGAAGCGTTCTGTCTTGATGGGTATTGGTTTTGCACTGGCAGTATGCACAAAATTTACAGCTATATTATTTGTTACACCTTCATTGGTTGTTTTACTGGTATTAAAAGTTTGGAAAAAGCCTGTCGATCTATTTCCCTATTTTAAGAAATTTCCTGTAATAATTTTTACCTCCTTGCTAACAGTGTGGGCTGTCTATAGGTTTTCTTTCGGATTAATTGGAGATATCCCACATGATGGAATGCTCGAAGCTGGGGATTGTTATGCATCCAATCCTATTCTTTCCCAAGTGCAAACCTGGAAAGTGCCGGCCCCCGAGTTTTTTAAAGGTCTTGGAGACACCTGGTGTCAAAATCAGGTTCCAATAAAAGGATATTTGATGGGAGATCTTAAACCCACCGGTAGTATTTTCTTTTATCCGATTTCATTTATCGTAAAAACACCAATAACCCTATTATTTCTGTTTCTTTTCTCAATTTCAATCACGATTTATTATCGGCTTTTTAACTGGAAAGTTTTGGGTATGTTTAGCGTTATTTTTATTGTTTTCTTGCTGAGTTTTATCAGTAATTTAAATATCGGACTTCGACATATCATCCAGGTTTTCCCATTTATCTCCTTAGTTTCAGCTTTCGGTGTGACGATTTTAATTGAAAAGCTTGATAATTCTAGAAAACACTGGGCTGGTATTGTGACCGCTTTGCTCCTTGGAGCCCAGGCAACTATTTCCTGGTCACAATATCCTCACTGGCTTTCTTATTTTAACCTGATTGGTGGTAATGATCCCGGAAATATTATTGTAGATAGTGATTTAGACTGGGGACAAGGCCTTTATGAACTAGAAGAATTTTTTGAGGGGAAAGATGTCGACAGTCTCCATATAGCTGTTTTTCATACTTATAACCTGTGTAATTATGATCTACCTGATATGTCATATATCGGGCCCACAGAAAAAAAGACTGGCTGGATAGCAATAAGTGAATTTGTTTATCGTAAAGTTCCGGACTGGGGCCTGGAAAACCCATGTGATTTTGTGGACTTTATAGGTTATGATGTCCCCTTCGAAGAGCGTTATGATTGGTTGAGAAAATACGAGCCTGTAGCAAAAGTTGGTGGTGGTTCAATTCGGATATATCATATCACTGAATAA
- a CDS encoding twitch domain-containing radical SAM protein produces the protein MGSSVSDTNKAFCILPWIHFHVGLHGRVQPCCISSKPMGNINQESLGEIWNGEKFRELRAKMLAGKKVKACKSCYALEDSGAESLRQENNKKFSQHMDLVQNTDSDGSITSQPIYWDLRFSNVCNFKCRTCWHGASSKWFDEAKENGNTAADQAIIKNIEDVDRFFEENRELLIQADEFYFAGGEPLIMEEHYSLLNLLTDSGAQPALRYNTNLSLLSFKGRKVTDLWAHFDDVEVMVSIDGIGQHGESIRTGQNFQKLEDNLRYLLDNTAVRVLISPTISSLNVGQLPEIYDWWLNAGGKDEGWYVNILQRPKEFNIKCIPVDEKAIIVKELKKSQDQFYYSKYARGLSEILKFIN, from the coding sequence ATGGGAAGTAGTGTTTCAGATACCAATAAAGCTTTTTGTATTCTGCCATGGATACATTTTCACGTGGGTTTACATGGCAGGGTTCAGCCCTGTTGTATTTCCTCTAAACCCATGGGAAATATCAATCAGGAATCACTCGGTGAGATATGGAATGGAGAGAAATTTCGCGAGCTTAGAGCTAAAATGCTTGCCGGTAAGAAAGTAAAAGCATGCAAAAGTTGCTATGCCCTTGAAGACAGCGGAGCAGAAAGCCTGAGACAGGAAAACAACAAAAAATTCAGCCAGCATATGGATCTGGTTCAAAATACTGATTCCGATGGATCGATAACTTCTCAACCGATATATTGGGATCTCCGGTTTTCAAATGTTTGTAATTTTAAGTGTCGAACTTGCTGGCACGGAGCCAGTTCAAAATGGTTTGACGAGGCTAAGGAGAATGGAAATACAGCGGCAGACCAGGCAATAATTAAAAACATTGAGGATGTTGATAGATTTTTTGAAGAGAACAGAGAATTACTCATTCAGGCAGATGAATTTTATTTTGCCGGTGGCGAACCATTGATTATGGAAGAGCACTATTCTTTGCTCAATTTGTTAACCGATAGCGGTGCGCAACCTGCTCTCAGGTACAATACTAATCTTTCGTTATTATCCTTTAAAGGAAGAAAGGTTACTGATCTTTGGGCTCATTTTGATGATGTTGAAGTGATGGTTAGTATTGATGGTATTGGACAACATGGGGAATCAATTCGTACCGGTCAGAATTTTCAAAAGCTCGAAGATAACTTAAGGTATTTGTTAGATAACACCGCAGTGAGGGTTTTAATATCTCCAACAATTTCATCTTTAAATGTTGGTCAGCTGCCAGAAATATATGATTGGTGGTTGAATGCTGGTGGAAAGGATGAAGGATGGTATGTTAATATCTTACAGAGGCCTAAAGAGTTTAATATTAAGTGCATACCTGTGGACGAAAAGGCCATAATTGTTAAAGAATTAAAGAAATCTCAAGATCAGTTTTATTATAGTAAGTATGCAAGAGGCCTAAGTGAGATTCTTAAATTCATAAATTAG
- a CDS encoding pyridoxal-phosphate dependent enzyme, with product MLAEIKKEDIKKAADKIGPYIHNTPVLTSKFFNELSGAELFFKCENLQKVGAFKARGGVHAALNLTEVELKNGLVTHSSGNHAQAVAYAAKILDVKAYIVMPDNAPKVKINAVKGYGAEVILCEPTLEARESTLGEVKKEKGAVFIPPFNHDDVILGQATCAKELIGEVEDLDIIIAPIGGGGLISGTILSAKVFGKNIKVYGGEPEGADDAYRSLKSGELIESHIPNTVADGLLVTLGDKTWEIIRDGIEDIILVNDDQILEAMKLVWERMKIIIEPSCAVPVAAILKNKELFKDKKVGVILTGGNVDLSKNYFS from the coding sequence ATGTTAGCTGAAATTAAAAAGGAAGACATTAAAAAAGCAGCTGATAAAATTGGCCCATATATTCATAATACACCGGTGTTAACCAGTAAGTTTTTTAATGAACTCAGTGGAGCCGAGTTGTTTTTTAAATGCGAAAACCTTCAAAAGGTAGGGGCTTTTAAAGCCCGTGGTGGAGTCCATGCAGCCTTAAATCTCACAGAGGTAGAGCTTAAAAATGGGCTCGTGACTCACTCCAGTGGAAACCATGCCCAGGCAGTAGCCTATGCAGCTAAAATTTTGGATGTCAAGGCTTATATCGTCATGCCTGATAACGCTCCAAAAGTTAAAATAAACGCTGTTAAAGGCTATGGCGCTGAGGTTATACTTTGTGAACCCACTCTCGAAGCTCGTGAATCTACTCTGGGGGAAGTAAAGAAAGAAAAAGGTGCAGTTTTTATTCCTCCTTTCAATCATGATGATGTAATCCTGGGTCAGGCTACCTGCGCAAAAGAATTAATCGGGGAAGTAGAAGATCTCGATATTATTATTGCTCCGATTGGAGGAGGAGGGTTGATCTCAGGCACTATTCTATCAGCTAAAGTTTTCGGGAAAAACATCAAGGTTTATGGTGGAGAGCCTGAAGGTGCAGATGATGCTTACCGATCTCTTAAAAGTGGCGAATTGATAGAAAGCCATATTCCGAATACTGTAGCAGATGGATTATTGGTTACTTTAGGAGACAAGACCTGGGAAATAATAAGAGATGGTATAGAGGATATTATTCTTGTAAATGATGATCAGATACTGGAAGCAATGAAGCTAGTCTGGGAAAGAATGAAAATTATCATAGAGCCATCCTGTGCTGTTCCTGTGGCAGCGATATTAAAAAATAAGGAGCTGTTTAAAGACAAGAAAGTAGGAGTGATTCTTACCGGGGGAAATGTTGATCTGTCGAAAAACTATTTTTCCTGA
- the polA gene encoding DNA polymerase I, with product MAENKKTLFLLDAYALIYRAHFAFSKNPRINSKGLNTGVMLGFTNALLEIINKRKPSHIGVAFDPPGPTFRTEVYEEYKANREETPEDIKVGVPWVKKIIESFDIPILEVPKMEADDVIGTLSKKAAKEGFVVYMMTPDKDYSQLVEENIYLYKPAFMGNSVDILGVEEVKKKWDIENVDQVRDMLGLQGDSVDNIPGIPGIGPKTASKLLKTYGTVENLVKNAEDLKGKQKEKVIEFGPQGILSKELATIKIDCDIDLDPEALEYTGPDEEKVKEVFEELEFRTLMKRVFGEQAKDTDSKGQLQMFAQVSEEEAEDTATPQIDTIETVEHEYYTLTEEKEIDRLVKYLKKQKEICYDTETDSIQAFEASLVGLSFSFKEGEAYYIPVPDDEKKAGDILSKFKDIFENDKITKIGQNLKYDILVLKKYGIKVSGPYYDTMLAHYLLEPEQRHNMDVLAENYLNYSPVSIETLIGKKGKKQGNMRDVDIEKAGVYAAEDADITLRLKNKLDKEIREVKMEDLLTDLESPLVEVLAAMEYEGIKVDKEELAVSSKEMEKDLLKIQAEIFEIAGEEFNIASPKQLGEILFVKLKVDKKPKKTKTGQFATGEEILSRLANEHEIAQKILDFREIQKLKSTYIDALPELISERDGRIHTSYNQAVAATGRLSSTNPNLQNIPIRTEKGRAIRKAFVPRNDDFTLLAADYSQIELRIMASFSGDDHMIEAFKNGTDIHSATAAKIFKVDVEEVDSDMRRKAKTANFGIIYGISAFGLSQRLNIPRKEASALIETYFEEFPAVKKYMDDIIDKARENEFVETIKGRRRYLRDINSRNATNRGFAERNAINAPIQGSAADIIKVAMIDIHNWMKEKNLKSKMILQVHDELVFDVHKDELDLIKKEIPKRMMGAADLAVPMEVETGTGNNWLEAH from the coding sequence ATGGCAGAAAATAAGAAAACACTCTTTCTACTGGATGCTTATGCATTGATATACCGGGCACATTTTGCTTTTAGTAAGAACCCGAGAATAAATTCTAAAGGACTTAATACCGGAGTAATGCTTGGTTTTACCAATGCTTTACTAGAGATTATCAATAAAAGAAAACCTTCTCATATAGGCGTTGCCTTTGACCCGCCGGGGCCAACCTTCAGAACGGAAGTTTATGAGGAATATAAAGCGAATAGGGAAGAAACTCCGGAAGATATAAAGGTTGGTGTTCCATGGGTCAAAAAAATTATCGAAAGTTTTGATATTCCTATTCTTGAAGTTCCAAAAATGGAGGCGGATGATGTAATAGGAACTCTGAGCAAAAAGGCTGCAAAGGAAGGGTTTGTTGTTTATATGATGACCCCGGATAAAGACTATTCCCAGCTGGTTGAAGAGAATATTTACCTGTATAAGCCGGCCTTTATGGGCAATAGTGTAGACATCCTTGGAGTGGAAGAGGTGAAAAAGAAATGGGACATCGAAAATGTCGACCAGGTGAGAGATATGTTGGGCTTACAAGGTGATAGCGTAGATAACATCCCGGGTATTCCGGGTATTGGACCTAAAACAGCTTCGAAATTATTAAAAACCTATGGTACAGTAGAAAACCTGGTTAAGAATGCTGAAGATCTAAAAGGAAAGCAAAAGGAAAAAGTAATAGAATTTGGTCCACAGGGTATTTTATCAAAAGAACTGGCAACAATTAAAATAGATTGTGATATAGACCTTGATCCTGAAGCTCTTGAATATACAGGTCCGGATGAAGAAAAGGTGAAGGAAGTTTTTGAAGAGCTGGAGTTCAGGACACTTATGAAGAGGGTATTTGGCGAGCAGGCAAAAGATACAGATTCAAAAGGTCAGCTTCAGATGTTTGCCCAGGTGTCAGAGGAAGAAGCAGAAGATACTGCTACACCACAGATCGATACAATTGAAACGGTCGAGCATGAGTATTATACTCTTACGGAAGAAAAAGAGATCGACCGACTAGTCAAATATTTAAAAAAGCAAAAAGAAATATGTTACGATACTGAGACTGATTCAATTCAGGCTTTTGAAGCTTCCCTGGTTGGACTTTCATTTTCTTTTAAAGAAGGAGAGGCATATTATATCCCGGTTCCGGATGATGAGAAGAAAGCCGGTGATATTCTGAGCAAATTCAAGGATATTTTTGAAAATGATAAGATCACTAAGATCGGTCAAAATCTTAAATATGATATTCTTGTTTTGAAGAAATACGGCATCAAAGTTAGTGGCCCTTATTATGATACTATGCTGGCCCACTACTTGCTAGAGCCTGAACAGAGGCATAATATGGATGTTCTGGCGGAAAATTATCTCAATTACTCACCGGTAAGTATAGAAACACTGATTGGCAAAAAGGGTAAAAAGCAAGGGAATATGCGTGATGTTGATATCGAAAAAGCAGGTGTTTATGCTGCTGAAGACGCCGATATTACATTAAGGCTGAAAAATAAGCTCGATAAGGAGATCAGGGAAGTAAAGATGGAAGACTTGCTTACCGATCTTGAATCACCATTGGTTGAAGTGTTGGCGGCTATGGAGTATGAAGGAATAAAAGTCGATAAAGAGGAGCTTGCAGTTTCATCTAAGGAAATGGAGAAAGATCTCTTAAAGATCCAGGCTGAGATTTTTGAAATTGCCGGAGAGGAATTCAATATAGCATCTCCAAAGCAATTAGGAGAGATACTTTTTGTTAAGCTCAAGGTTGATAAAAAACCTAAAAAGACAAAAACAGGTCAGTTTGCAACCGGAGAAGAAATTCTTTCAAGATTGGCAAATGAGCATGAGATCGCGCAAAAAATTCTTGATTTTCGAGAAATTCAGAAACTAAAATCTACCTATATTGATGCTCTTCCGGAATTGATCAGTGAACGCGACGGCAGAATTCACACCAGTTATAATCAGGCGGTTGCAGCAACAGGAAGACTGAGTAGTACAAACCCTAACCTTCAGAATATTCCTATTAGAACTGAAAAAGGACGGGCAATCAGGAAAGCTTTTGTGCCTAGAAATGATGATTTTACTCTTCTGGCAGCAGACTACTCACAGATAGAGTTGAGAATTATGGCATCATTCAGTGGTGATGATCATATGATCGAAGCGTTTAAAAATGGCACAGATATTCATTCTGCCACAGCAGCAAAGATCTTTAAGGTTGATGTGGAGGAGGTAGATAGTGATATGAGAAGAAAGGCTAAGACAGCTAACTTTGGGATAATTTATGGTATCTCGGCATTTGGATTATCACAACGGTTGAACATTCCAAGGAAGGAAGCTTCTGCGTTGATTGAAACTTATTTTGAAGAGTTTCCCGCAGTAAAGAAATACATGGATGACATAATCGACAAAGCGCGTGAAAATGAATTCGTAGAAACAATCAAAGGCCGCCGTAGATATTTAAGGGATATTAATTCAAGAAATGCTACCAACCGTGGCTTTGCAGAGCGAAATGCTATCAACGCCCCGATTCAGGGTAGTGCTGCTGATATTATTAAGGTAGCAATGATCGATATTCATAATTGGATGAAAGAGAAAAACCTTAAGTCTAAGATGATTCTTCAGGTTCATGATGAACTTGTTTTTGATGTTCATAAAGACGAACTGGATTTGATCAAAAAGGAAATTCCAAAAAGAATGATGGGTGCCGCTGATTTAGCTGTACCTATGGAGGTTGAAACAGGCACAGGAAATAATTGGCTTGAAGCACACTAA